From the genome of Candidatus Defluviilinea proxima:
TGCTGTGAGGTTATTATCAAAGGTCTTGAACAATTCGGTGAAGCCAGCCAACTCAAGTGCTTCACGAATACGGTCTGGCACACCAGCCAATACCACTTCACCACGATTGTACTTCTTGCAGTTACGCTGAGCGGCAAGCAACGCACGGAAACCAGCACTGGACATATATTCCAATCCTTCCATGTTGACCACCAGCTTGTATTTTCCACCTTCGTTTGCGGCTTCAAGGGCCTGCGCCAACTGTGGCGCCGTAGCACTATCCACACGACCTTTCACCGTGATCATATCGCAATGTTTGAACTCTTGAACGGTAATTTCCATGGGGGATCCTCCAAGTAAGATTTGGTCCTGACCATCAACGAAAAAGATTATAACATGAGAACTTCTCGAGGCTATCAGGCTTTGTCAGCCGTTGGATCGTTGTACATGAGGGCTTTCAGGAAAAATTATCTGTTGTGTAAGCACAGTAACCAACAAGCGATGCTATACTTGGGAAGATTATGGTTGGAAAAAACTTGAGACGTTTTTTAAAGCCTCCCGACTTCGGCACGGATGAACTTAATATTGCCGCACGGGGAAATTACTATCTCGCTATGGGGTTCATCGTGATGAGTTTGATATTTCCCATATTTACATTGTTGATTGCACCTGAGCTTGTCCATCGCTCGCTCGTTATAGGCGCAACGATCATACCTGTTTCCATATTATCCATGGTACTTGTTCGAAAAGGGAAAACCCGCGTAGCCGGTGCCATCATGATTATGGCGATCTGGGTTTTTCTCACACTAGGCACCGCCTCTGCAGGTGGCATAGCCGCCCCAATGGTTATTGGATACCTTGTCATCATCATTTTCAGCAGTCTGATCGTAAACCGCAAGGCAAATATCATCATCGGAATCATTTGTATTTTGACAAGTCTTTGGATCGCTCTTGCAGAATCAAAGGGGCTCCTCCCCACTCCCATCAACTATTCACCCATCGCGCGGGTCAGCATTTATACATTTTTTTTCATACTTGTACTCCTTCTGCAGAACATCAATTTTCTCAACACACGCGTCCCCCTCAAACAGTCACAATCTAATGAAGCACGTTACCGCTCACTGCTTGAAAACATCCCTGTTACAACCTATATCGACAACACTGCTCCAGAGGCCAAAACCGAATATGTAAGCCCGCAGGTGGAAAAATTGCTCGGCTATCCACGTAATGTTTTTACAGACGATCCGCTCTTCTGGGTAAAAATACTACATCCTGATGATGCCGCACGTGTTTTAGAAAGAAGTCGCGACACTTCCCGAACCAAAGAACCTTTCGACATGGAATATCGTGTCATTGCAAAGGACAAACGTGTGGTTTGGCTAAAGGATGAGGCTACGCTTGTTCATGATGAAGAAGGTAGACCGCTCTACTGGTTGGGCGTCTGGACAGACGTTACCCAACTCAAGCAGGCCGAAAATGAACAGGCTGATCTTGTAAATGGAATGACTCGACGCACCATACAGCTACAAACAGCGGCTGAGGTCTCACGTGCGGCAACATCCATTTTGGATATCAACGAACTCCTTCCAAATGTGGTTGAACTGATTCGAAATCACTTTGAATATTATTACGTGGGCATCTTCCTTGTGGATGAAGAAAAAGAATGGGCCATTCTCAGTGCGGCTACCGGCAAAATGGGAGAACGCATGATCGAGTCGGGGCACCGCCTGAAAGTGGAGGAGTCATCCATGATCGGCTGGTGCATTCAAAATAAACAAGCGCGCATCGCACTGGACGTTGGAGAGGATGCCGTCCGATTTGCCAATCCTCTTCTGCCACTGACTCGCTCCGAGATCGCACTGCCACTCGTCGCACTCGGAGAGATCATCGGTGCCATGACGATACAATCAGAAAAGCCCAGCGCATTCTCGCGTGTGGATATCACAGCCTTGCAATCCATGGCAGATCAAGTAGCAAACGCGATAGAAAATGCACGGCTCTTCACTGATAGGGTCATCCTCAACAAGGAACTGGAAGCACAGAATGCCGAATTAGAGAGATTTACGTACACGGTTTCACACGACTTGCGCGCCCCTCTTGTCACAATACGCGGCTTTCTTGGCTACCTTAAACAGGATGCAGAGTCCGGCGACTTAAAGCGTTTCGATAGCGATTTAACTCGTATCGGCCGGGCAGTTGATAAAATGCAATCGCTACTTAATGAATTGCTGGAACTCTCACGCATCGGGAGGATCGTCAACCCGCCTGTGGATGTGTCGTTTAAGGAAATTGTTCGAGAAACGCTGGACCTGCTTTCGGGTCCGCTTGAGGCGGGGAATATACGGGTAGATGTGATCGGGGACTTCCCAATCGTCCATGTGGACAGACTCCGTTTGGCAGAAGTCATCCAAAACCTGATCAATAATTCAATCAAATTCATGGGTGATCAAACAAGGCCCACAATCACCATTAGTGTGAACGGGGTCGATATAGATGGCAAGCCAATATTTGTCGTCCGTGATAATGGAATGGGGATCGAACCACAATATCACGAGCGTATCTTCGGCCTTTTCAATCGGCTTGACCCAAATATTGAAGGCACAGGAATCGGCCTGACACTGGTAAAGCGGATCATTGATATTCATGGAGGTCGTATCTGGGTTGAATCAGAGTTGGGCAAAGGCGCGGCATTCCTATTCACTTTGCCAACCCCAGAAGAAGACGTGTAACTTTTAAGGTATACCCATGAATTCTAAAAACGATTAGAATTGCCAAGAGATTATGAACAATCGCAAGGAGAGCTCAATGGTTGGAGAACCCATCCTCGTTATGCTCGTCGAAGATAATGTAGATCATGCGGAGCTGGTCATTCGCACGTTGGAAGAACACAGGATCGCAAACAGGGTCCGTCACTTTCTTGATGGCCAATCAGCTTTGGACTATCTCTTCCATCGGGCAGAGTTCTCCGATCAATCCAGCAACCCACGCCCACATGTGATCCTTCTCGACCTGAGGCTTCCACGCGTGGACGGAATAGATGTACTGAAAGCCATCAAAGAGACAGATGAGTTAAAGGCCATCCCTGTTGTTGTATTGACAACATCAGAAGCTGAAAAGGATGTTGCGCGAGCGTATTACAATCACGCCAACAGTTATCTGGTCAAACCCGTGGGCTTTGAAGAATTCAAGAAGTTGATGGACGATCTTGGATTTTACTGGCTGGGCTGGAATACCAATCCCCATAGTAAAGAATAAATAATAAACGGTACATCATCGGTACACGGTACAAACTTCTATGATGGATAGCACCATCCACATCCTTTTGATAGAGGATGATCCTGCACACGCAGAGCTTATACAGCGCTCTTTTGAAGATCGGGGGGATGAATCGAGGTTGTCCATTGCCCATACGCT
Proteins encoded in this window:
- a CDS encoding STAS domain-containing protein — encoded protein: MEITVQEFKHCDMITVKGRVDSATAPQLAQALEAANEGGKYKLVVNMEGLEYMSSAGFRALLAAQRNCKKYNRGEVVLAGVPDRIREALELAGFTELFKTFDNNLTAVGHF
- a CDS encoding PAS domain-containing protein encodes the protein MRRFLKPPDFGTDELNIAARGNYYLAMGFIVMSLIFPIFTLLIAPELVHRSLVIGATIIPVSILSMVLVRKGKTRVAGAIMIMAIWVFLTLGTASAGGIAAPMVIGYLVIIIFSSLIVNRKANIIIGIICILTSLWIALAESKGLLPTPINYSPIARVSIYTFFFILVLLLQNINFLNTRVPLKQSQSNEARYRSLLENIPVTTYIDNTAPEAKTEYVSPQVEKLLGYPRNVFTDDPLFWVKILHPDDAARVLERSRDTSRTKEPFDMEYRVIAKDKRVVWLKDEATLVHDEEGRPLYWLGVWTDVTQLKQAENEQADLVNGMTRRTIQLQTAAEVSRAATSILDINELLPNVVELIRNHFEYYYVGIFLVDEEKEWAILSAATGKMGERMIESGHRLKVEESSMIGWCIQNKQARIALDVGEDAVRFANPLLPLTRSEIALPLVALGEIIGAMTIQSEKPSAFSRVDITALQSMADQVANAIENARLFTDRVILNKELEAQNAELERFTYTVSHDLRAPLVTIRGFLGYLKQDAESGDLKRFDSDLTRIGRAVDKMQSLLNELLELSRIGRIVNPPVDVSFKEIVRETLDLLSGPLEAGNIRVDVIGDFPIVHVDRLRLAEVIQNLINNSIKFMGDQTRPTITISVNGVDIDGKPIFVVRDNGMGIEPQYHERIFGLFNRLDPNIEGTGIGLTLVKRIIDIHGGRIWVESELGKGAAFLFTLPTPEEDV
- a CDS encoding response regulator, translating into MVGEPILVMLVEDNVDHAELVIRTLEEHRIANRVRHFLDGQSALDYLFHRAEFSDQSSNPRPHVILLDLRLPRVDGIDVLKAIKETDELKAIPVVVLTTSEAEKDVARAYYNHANSYLVKPVGFEEFKKLMDDLGFYWLGWNTNPHSKE